From Kangiella sp. TOML190, one genomic window encodes:
- a CDS encoding TIGR04219 family outer membrane beta-barrel protein, whose translation MNTLKLASAVTLILASAAASADILGVYAGAKRWNYDLDGTVRSGGNNIDVNRDLGLKDDDANIYYLAFEHPLPFLPNIRIQQNELDGNENGIASQDFSFQSGSYQTGDSVATRYDFSHTDYTLYYEILDNWVNLDLGFSAKDFDGFVDIRPDGQAIPALDYRVNLSGTVPLLYGRAQFDLPFTGWSAGGELQVGKFDDDDLTDASAYVAYEGDSGFGFELGYRLFELEFDDFDDLSSDLTIDGFYAGLSFHF comes from the coding sequence ATGAACACATTAAAACTGGCTTCCGCGGTAACTTTAATTCTGGCGAGCGCTGCTGCAAGCGCTGATATTCTCGGGGTTTACGCTGGCGCTAAGCGCTGGAATTACGACCTTGATGGAACCGTCCGTTCTGGTGGCAACAATATCGATGTCAATCGAGATTTAGGGCTAAAGGATGATGATGCCAACATCTATTATCTAGCGTTCGAGCATCCGCTACCATTCCTACCCAACATTCGGATCCAACAAAATGAGCTGGATGGTAACGAGAATGGGATTGCCAGCCAAGACTTTAGTTTCCAGTCAGGCAGCTACCAAACTGGCGATAGTGTCGCGACTCGTTATGATTTTAGTCATACCGACTACACCCTCTACTATGAGATTCTGGATAACTGGGTCAATTTAGATCTAGGGTTTAGCGCTAAAGATTTTGACGGTTTTGTGGATATTCGTCCTGATGGCCAAGCTATCCCTGCTCTTGATTACCGCGTTAATCTTTCGGGTACGGTACCGCTATTATATGGCCGCGCCCAGTTTGATCTGCCTTTTACTGGCTGGAGCGCAGGTGGCGAGTTGCAAGTAGGAAAATTTGATGATGACGATTTAACCGATGCTAGCGCTTATGTTGCCTATGAAGGTGACTCTGGTTTTGGCTTTGAGTTGGGTTATCGTCTTTTTGAATTGGAATTCGATGATTTTGACGACTTATCCAGCGATCTAACTATTGATGGCTTTTATGCGGGCTTGAGTTTCCACTTTTAA